The genome window TCAGTTGAGCTTCATCAACAGTTTGTGGCAGCTGTCAATCAACTAGGCATTGACAGTACGGACATCTTACTAATATCTTTAACATACTTTATGCTCGTTTATTGGCTGGCCTTATTTACATATAGAGTACATCATATCTCCACAGGTAGTGCTTGAGAGCTGGTTTAATTAGCAATTGCATTGTACAAATTTAGTAAAACACCCTTCTTCAGGCATCGATGCATACCTTACGGAGTGCTGTTTGATATAtctatgttttattatttggatCATTTGCAACACACTTTAATTCTTTCCGGAATTTTTAATCAACcaaattgggttttgtgttaTAGGTTAACATTTTCCCTGAAAATATTGGTAATTCAACCCATATGTAGTGCTTTATGAGGTGTCTCTTAAAAGCTTTGCCTTGACTTTCTACACATTGGAtttaatttttcttctcttatgCTTCTAAATTTGATGTGTGGTGCAGAGGCTGTTCCGAAAAAAATTCTGGAGCTGATGCATGTTCCTGGACTCACCAGAGAGAATGTTGCTAGCCACCTCCAGGTTGGTAATATGTTATAGGACATAGAAAATTGAAAGATTATGTGGAAACAGGAAAACTTGTATCAAATTGCTACCATTcttctgttttgttttctctctcttttcaaaTCATTGGAAAAAACAAGATGCACATTGCCATCATTTACCTTTTGACTTCGTGGCTTGTTTTCCTTAGCGATTCTCACTAATGAACTTTCTGAAGCAGAAATATAGGTTATATCTGAGGAGGCTAAGTGGTGTGCAGCACCAGGGCAATATGAGCAACTCTTTTATCAATCTCTCAGAAGCAAGTTTTGGGTTGTCTCCACTTGGTGGGGGTATTGATTTTCAGACTCTTGCTGCCACTGGTCAACTATCAACCCAGAGTCTTGCCACTCTCCAAGCTGCTGGACTTGGTAGGTCATCTGCCAAACCTGGCTTACCCATGCCCCTTGGTGATCAAAGGAACCTTTTTAGCTTTGAAAATCAAGAGTTAAGATTTGGTGCGAGCCAACAACAACATATGAGCAGCAATAAGCAAATGAACTTAGTTCAAAGAATTCCAGCAACTATCGAGCCAAAGCAGCTTTCCAACTTGCAACGTACTGCACAGCCTCTCGGGGGCATCAATTTGCTAGTCAGTGACCATGGGAGCCAGAGCAGCCCGAATAACTCTTACTTGATACAGATGACTCAACCACAATCGCGAGGGCAGatattaaatgaaaatacaGGTGCTAATGGCCCCCGGCTACCATCATCCATAGGGCAGCCTTCTATATCGAATGGGATTGCTGGTGGAGTCCTAGTCAGAAATGGGATCAGTGAAGAAGGAAGAGGGACAGGGTACAATGCGACAGTTCCTCAAACATCTTCAATGATGAATTTGCAATTGAACCAGACAGCGCAGCAACTGCCAGGAAATAGTTTTTCTCTTGGAGGAAACCCAGCTATATCGAGTCTCTCATCAAAGGGGGAGTTTCAAGAAGAGGTTAGCTCAGACATAAAAGGATCGGCAGGATTCATGCCAAGTTATGATATTTTTAGTGATTTGCGTCAGCATCGATCCCATGATTGGGAGTTACAAAACATAGGCGTGACATTCGATGCTTCTCAGCATTCAAGCTCTCTGCAAGCGAACTTTGATATGGCTTCAGTTTTGGCTAGTCAAGGGACTTCATCTGGTCAAAGGACCAGACAGGTCAGGAACGTATCTGCTGTGGGGAAGGGAATGTTCTCTATGGGTGAAGGAAACGGACACGCCAATGTACAAAATCTCAGTCAGCATCTCAATACCCTCCCTGTTGAAAATCCAATAAGAGTCAAGGCTGAAAGAGTTCCTGATTCTAACTGTCAGACTAGCTTTTTCCCCGAGCACTTCGGTCAGGAGGATCTCATGAGCGCACTTCTCAAGCAGGTTGGTTTCTTTCTCTGTAATTGTGACATACTGTTTATTAAACATTTGCGCATAACTCTCACATTTCCAAGTTCACATATAACTAGTTTCAAAAAATCTTCATTTCCCCAGCAGCAAGAAGGAATTGGACCGGCTGAAAATGAGTTCGACTTTGATGGGTATCCCATGGATAATATTCCTGTGTAGGACATGCTTCATATTTCTATTTAAGATAGCAGTTTTCTGGTGTACATACTGCTAAAGATAATTCGGCATTTTCCTTCCGCGATCGAAGTTGAGATCCACGTACCATCATCCTCATGTGCAGGGTTACTTTGTGAATATAGCCTTATGCTTGTCCTGCTTGAACATAAAAGATAAGACTAATGGAACTTGCAGATGAATTAATGGTGCCGGAAGAAATTTGCGAAGCATGTAGGATACCACTGCATGATATGCGAAGGCATGCGTGCAAAGTTTTGACTACCTGGTCATCGAGATGTAGAAAGAAGGAGGTAATTTAGGGCGCTCGGGTTTCTTTTGGCATTGCAAACATTTCTCTAGTTGTGGGgatgagttttttttctttagatAGTTGGAGAGACTTTAGGAGCTTTTCGGATTTCTTATTCCCTTTCtgttagtttttcttttcatttcctgTTTGAGAAATAGACAGACTGTTATGTACATATTGCCATGTGATGGCTCCTAGACACAAAGTCTAGTTATTCTTT of Tripterygium wilfordii isolate XIE 37 chromosome 13, ASM1340144v1, whole genome shotgun sequence contains these proteins:
- the LOC120012903 gene encoding two-component response regulator ARR2-like isoform X1 is translated as MNLSNGRGSMSTASSSASWKAGDVLDQFPAGLRVLVVDDDPTCLMILEKMLRTCLYMVTKCNRAEIALSLLRENKNGFDIVISDVHMPDMDGFKLLEYIGLEMDLPVIMMSADDGKSVVMKGVIHGACDYLIKPVRIEALKNIWQHVVRRRKNEWKEVEHSGSAEDGDRQQKPSEDADYSSSANEGSWRNSKKRKDEEDDTEEKDDASALKKPRVVWSVELHQQFVAAVNQLGIDKAVPKKILELMHVPGLTRENVASHLQKYRLYLRRLSGVQHQGNMSNSFINLSEASFGLSPLGGGIDFQTLAATGQLSTQSLATLQAAGLGRSSAKPGLPMPLGDQRNLFSFENQELRFGASQQQHMSSNKQMNLVQRIPATIEPKQLSNLQRTAQPLGGINLLVSDHGSQSSPNNSYLIQMTQPQSRGQILNENTGANGPRLPSSIGQPSISNGIAGGVLVRNGISEEGRGTGYNATVPQTSSMMNLQLNQTAQQLPGNSFSLGGNPAISSLSSKGEFQEEVSSDIKGSAGFMPSYDIFSDLRQHRSHDWELQNIGVTFDASQHSSSLQANFDMASVLASQGTSSGQRTRQVRNVSAVGKGMFSMGEGNGHANVQNLSQHLNTLPVENPIRVKAERVPDSNCQTSFFPEHFGQEDLMSALLKQQQEGIGPAENEFDFDGYPMDNIPV
- the LOC120012903 gene encoding two-component response regulator ARR2-like isoform X2 encodes the protein MNLSNGRGSMSTASSSASWKAGDVLDQFPAGLRVLVVDDDPTCLMILEKMLRTCLYMVTKCNRAEIALSLLRENKNGFDIVISDVHMPDMDGFKLLEYIGLEMDLPVIMMSADDGKSVVMKGVIHGACDYLIKPVRIEALKNIWQHVVRRRKNEWKEVEHSGSAEDGDRQQKPSEDADYSSSANEGSWRNSKKRKDEEDDTEEKDDASALKKPRVVWSVELHQQFVAAVNQLGIDKAVPKKILELMHVPGLTRENVASHLQKYRLYLRRLSGVQHQGNMSNSFINLSEASFGLSPLGGGIDFQTLAATGQLSTQSLATLQAAGLGRSSAKPGLPMPLGDQRNLFSFENQELRFGASQQQHMSSNKQMNLVQRIPATIEPKQLSNLQRTAQPLGGINLLVSDHGSQSSPNNSYLIQMTQPQSRGQILNENTGANGPRLPSSIGQPSISNGIAGGVLVRNGISEEGRGTGYNATVPQTSSMMNLQLNQTAQQLPGNSFSLGGNPAISSLSSKGEFQEEVSSDIKGSAGFMPSYDIFSDLRQHRSHDWELQNIGVTFDASQHSSSLQANFDMASVLASQGTSSGQRTRQVRNVSAVGKGMFSMGEGNGHANVQNLSQHLNTLPVENPIRVKAERVPDSNCQTSFFPEHFGQEDLMSALLKQQEGIGPAENEFDFDGYPMDNIPV